In a single window of the Pseudogemmatithrix spongiicola genome:
- the pilM gene encoding type IV pilus assembly protein PilM, with translation MALFGRKKTTVGLDIGSGLIKVAVIDHSKAQPELVRLAVAPLLADAIVEGEIMDPGIVADAITAALAEAGVTTKDVVTAVGGRDVIIKKIQIERVKESQARELMRWEAEQHVPFDMESVELDFQILDPDGTDPEMSVLLVAAKRELVEGKVRVLTDAGLTPVAVDVDAFALHNAFEMNHPDAMTGTVALVNIGHEVTNVNIVEDGIPILTRDISTGTRRMREDLQRDRGLGSDEAEALLRGFDRSEHLDAVLEARGEEIAVGIERAVAFLASSSRSGGQLASVFVCGGGSRAPGLVDALGDRLRLPVQPANPLANLVVRDGAFGSLVTDEVAPLLMLPLGLALRTPA, from the coding sequence ATGGCGCTTTTCGGTCGCAAGAAGACAACCGTCGGTCTCGACATCGGTTCCGGCCTGATCAAGGTCGCGGTGATCGACCACTCCAAGGCGCAGCCGGAGCTCGTGCGGCTGGCCGTGGCGCCGCTGCTTGCCGACGCGATCGTCGAAGGCGAGATCATGGATCCCGGGATCGTGGCCGACGCCATCACGGCGGCCCTGGCCGAGGCCGGCGTGACCACCAAGGACGTGGTCACGGCCGTGGGTGGCCGCGACGTCATCATCAAGAAGATCCAGATTGAGCGCGTGAAGGAGTCCCAGGCGCGTGAGTTGATGCGCTGGGAGGCCGAGCAGCACGTGCCCTTCGACATGGAATCCGTGGAACTCGACTTCCAGATCCTCGATCCCGACGGGACGGATCCGGAAATGAGCGTGCTCCTCGTGGCCGCGAAGCGAGAACTGGTGGAAGGCAAGGTGCGCGTGCTGACGGACGCGGGGCTCACCCCCGTGGCCGTGGACGTGGATGCCTTCGCGCTGCACAACGCCTTCGAGATGAACCATCCCGATGCGATGACCGGGACGGTCGCACTCGTGAACATCGGGCACGAAGTCACCAACGTGAACATCGTCGAGGACGGCATCCCGATCCTCACGCGCGACATCTCCACCGGCACGCGGCGCATGCGCGAGGACCTGCAGCGCGACCGCGGCCTGGGGTCGGATGAAGCCGAGGCGCTGCTGCGCGGCTTCGACCGGTCGGAGCATCTGGATGCGGTGCTCGAGGCGCGCGGCGAAGAGATCGCCGTGGGCATCGAGCGCGCCGTCGCGTTCCTCGCGTCGTCGTCGCGGTCGGGTGGCCAGCTGGCGAGCGTTTTCGTCTGCGGTGGCGGCTCGCGCGCGCCGGGACTCGTGGATGCACTCGGCGACCGGCTGCGGCTGCCGGTGCAGCCGGCGAACCCTTTGGCCAACCTCGTGGTGCGTGACGGCGCTTTCGGATCGCTCGTCACGGACGAGGTAGCCCCCCTGCTGATGCTGCCGTTGGGCCTGGCCCTGCGGACGCCCGCATGA
- a CDS encoding PilN domain-containing protein — protein sequence MIEINLLPGARRKKGASKGASINVGALLEQLRGRFKDPWLMVAVGGLLLGVAITGFMWYSQNTKTADLAERERIAVQDSTRYAAVLAQRSAAEAQRDSLLRQIAIISAIDGDRFVWPHVLDEVARALPTYTWLRQLQQSNQTAAASPEDVAANGGGRVAIRILAYTVDLQAVTIFMKNLEASPFLENVVISSSESATVDGKDVHQFQLDLMYQKPDSTAIRTVPLSIAVR from the coding sequence ATGATCGAGATCAATCTCCTCCCAGGCGCGCGCCGGAAGAAGGGCGCGTCGAAGGGTGCCTCCATCAACGTCGGGGCGCTCCTCGAGCAGCTGCGTGGACGCTTCAAGGATCCGTGGCTGATGGTCGCGGTCGGTGGGCTGCTTCTCGGTGTCGCCATCACCGGCTTCATGTGGTATTCACAGAACACCAAGACGGCCGATCTCGCCGAGCGCGAACGCATCGCCGTCCAGGACTCGACGCGCTACGCGGCGGTGCTGGCCCAGCGCAGTGCCGCAGAGGCGCAGCGCGACTCGCTGCTGCGTCAGATCGCCATCATCTCCGCGATCGATGGTGACCGCTTCGTCTGGCCGCACGTGCTGGACGAGGTGGCGCGCGCGCTTCCGACGTACACGTGGTTGCGTCAGCTGCAGCAGTCCAACCAGACGGCTGCCGCCTCGCCGGAAGACGTCGCGGCCAATGGGGGCGGGCGGGTCGCCATCCGCATCCTCGCGTACACCGTGGACCTGCAGGCCGTCACCATCTTCATGAAGAACCTCGAGGCCTCGCCGTTCCTCGAGAACGTGGTGATCTCGAGTTCGGAGTCGGCGACGGTGGATGGAAAGGATGTCCACCAGTTCCAGCTCGACCTGATGTACCAGAAGCCGGATTCGACCGCGATCCGCACGGTTCCCCTTTCGATCGCGGTGAGGTAA